The genomic DNA CCTACGACTGACCATCCAGCCAGGGCGATGCCACCGATGAATTATTGGACTAGGAAGTAAGGGATATCTCTGGATCAACTGCCCTCTTCCTTATGGGTGGTTTTAACTTCCCAGGCGTCAACTGGGAATATCGTACAGTGGACGCAAACAGGTCCAGGAAATTCCTGAAGCACACTGAAGATAACTTCTTGGTGCAGGTGCTAAGGGGGCCGACCAGGAAAGGTGCCCTCCTAGATGTGTTGCTTGTAAAGAAAGAGGGACTGGTGGGCAACGTGGTGATTGGTGGCTGTCTTGGTCACAGTGACCACGAAGTAACGGAGTTCCCAGGCGTTGGCGATAGGGGAAAGCTGCCAGCAGAACTTGGAGCCTGGATGCGGGGAGAGCTGACTTGGGGCTGCTGAAGCAGCTAGTTAGTAAGGTTCCCTGGGAATCTGCTTTCACGGGTATTGGCTGTCCATGGATGCTGGCCACTTTGTAAGAGCCATCTCTTAAGAgcgcaggagcaggcaattccaagGTGTCAGAAGTCAAGCAAGTGGGGCAGAGGGCCggcttggctgaacagggaTCCTCTTCAAGAACATAGGTGGAGAAGGAAAGTGTACGGACACTGGAAGCAAGGAAAGAGAGGCGACACGGGAAGACGACAGAGATGGGGCTTGCCACTGTAGGGGGCAAATCTGTGCAGCCAAAGCTCGGTTAGAGTTCAAGCTGGCCAGCACtaggacatgaggaaatggactgacgctgcatcaggggaatttcagattggacattaggaaaaggttcttcactaaGAGGGTGGCTGGtcgctggaacaggctccccggGGAAGCGGTCACGGCATCAAGCCTGCCAGAGTTCAAGGGGCATCTGgatgatgctcttagtcatatgacTTAGTTTTAGGTagccctgcaaggagcagggagttggacacaatgatccttatgggtcccttccaacttgagctATTCTACGGCTCTTTGATAATAATCTGAGGGCCGCTGTACAAGGCTTGCAGGTTTCCTGGTAACCCAAGCCGCAGGGAGGTGAACGCTTCCTGAAAAGGCAGGTCTGCTCAGCAGAACAAGGCAGTAGTGAACggattctttgttttgctttacctggcCACGTAGCTTTTGCTGCTAAACTGGCCTCTCTCAACCCACAAGTCTTCCCCCTTTCACCCTGCACATGCACTCAGCCTGCCCACTGTTGGCAAGGGATTGAGCAGCTGCGTGATGCCAAGCTGCCTACTAGGATTAGCCCGCACCACCTGGGAAGGCAAGGCCCAATGAATCACTGAAACCAGAGGGCACTGCACCCGCTCTTCTGCAAAATGTTGGCCGACTGTGTGGCAGCACCCCACGCCCACGTTCCCCAGCAAAGTGATGCATGGAACCTCAGGGACGCAGCGCTTGTGTGTTCAACAAGTGATTTATTGGCATGTTGGCACCTCTGCCATAGCACAGCTCTCTGGCCACGTCCCGCTGCTGGTAAGCCTGGCCTCTGCCTACTCGATGCTCAGGAAGGTGTCCGAGTCACCTTGCTGCACCCCAAACAGCATCTCAATCAGGAGGAGACTATCAGAAGCATCCACAACCCGGAGCTTGCAGGAGCGCCTGGAGGGCAGCACTGTGAGGCGGCTGTGTCGCGACCGAGGCAAAACCTGCCAGGCTGCACGTACCAATATCTGGAACCAGCGCGTGGTTTTCTCCACGTCTAGGTAGGGGCCGGTGCAGAGGGTGCCTAGCAGGCTGGGACCCTGATTTCTCCTCAGCTCCTCCTTGGGGTGGTGGAGGAAGCACAGCATGTCCTTGGCCAGCCGCTCCCTCGTGCAGGTACACACCAGCTCCACGCGGAGGCGGGAGTTCCTTGCCGGCATCTCCTCGTCAGTGCCCAGCTCGAGGTGGAAGGTGTGCCCGCGGGGGGCCTGCAGGGGCACAAGCAGGCGGCAGACGGCGTCATCCTCACGGGGACTCCAGCCTTGGCAGAAACTGCCCTCCCCAATGGCTGGCATCAGTCGCGGCATGAAACTATTCCTGTAGAGTCTTCGGCAGGTACGCAGAAGTTCATCCACCAGTTCCTCCACCATGACGAATGATTCTGGCACGTCCAGAAGGCGCTCCGCCAAAATTCTGCCCACATCCAGAGCAAcactgggtttttcttcttgctcctgcctgtgccccttCTTTCTGCAACTGCCTTTCTTGCTGCATGTGTCGGTCTCATGGCTCCTTCTGCTGAGCCACCACCAGAGCCCAAAGAGCAGGACCAGGACTCCAGCAATGGCCCAGAACTGTCGCTGCTGCAAggcagcaaagagcagggctccccaggccacgctgctctgctcctggctgctctgctccagctcctgcagcagccgaGACATCTCCAAGCTCAGCAGCCGTGCACGTTGCTGCATGCGCTCGCGCGTGGCCTCATCCAGCTCATCACCGACCTTCTGCGGGTACCAAATGGTCCCTAGCAGAACCCGGATGAGGAATTCTGTGGCAGCCATGGCCtgcgggaggagggagagaaggggttGAGTGTggctggaagggagggaggtggtggcggggggagctgggggcaggtaGGAGAGGGGgcaaggcagctgggaggcagcaaggccTGCGCCCACCTGCGGCAGCGGCATCACTGTGCCCTGCCCAAGGCGCTCCCACGAGCGGCTGTGCCCTCGATGCAGGGTGAGAACCCACCCCACCGGGGGCGCGCGCTTCTGCCCCGGCCCTCGTCcagcccagcctctgcctgcgTGCGCACTCACCGCTGGCCCAGGCTGTACTGGGGCAGGGCGTCCTGCTGGCGCCCCTGATAACCGCCCCCATTGTGACTCGTCCCCTCTGCTGTCACAGGCGCCAGAGCGCATCACGGGCACGCCCGCCGGCCAGCCCCGCccctcggccccaccccggAGCAGCAACTCacagctccccaggcagccagaGCCCTGACAGCCAGAAAGCGCAGACCCACCCGGCAGGACAAGGCCGGGTGACTCGATTTGGGGAAATTACTTTATTACCGATCAACTCGGTTCACTTGGGTAAGTCGATATCATGGTGGGCGCAGGCTTTTCtaccttgtgctggttttggctgagaagggtttaattctcctcactgtgggggtcagctacctttccagcttcccgcgctctgccgcgtggcggggggggctgggaggggcagggccatggtgggggcggctgaccccgactggccaatggcaggttcattccataccacgtgacaccatggccaatatattgaggggggggcagtggcagcgcggaggcgtcgggtcggcgggcggctgcggcgcgtgcggtttgttccggcggttcgttccccctcacccctcccttccccctcccccggggctttgcgcctctcgttgttctcctttacattgcatttctactgttgtttcttttaattttaattattaaactgttcttatcccaacccacgagcgttacccttctgattctctcccccatgtaccggtggggagtgagcgagcgactgtgtggggctgagctgccgctaaaccacaacagggctggattgtctacagtgccagtcactttg from Phalacrocorax aristotelis chromosome 9, bGulAri2.1, whole genome shotgun sequence includes the following:
- the LOC142062290 gene encoding LOW QUALITY PROTEIN: inositol 1,4,5-trisphosphate receptor-interacting protein-like 1 (The sequence of the model RefSeq protein was modified relative to this genomic sequence to represent the inferred CDS: substituted 1 base at 1 genomic stop codon); this encodes MAATEFLIRVLLGTIWYPQKVGDELDEATRERMQQRARLLSLEMSRLLQELEQSSQEQSSVAWGALLFAALQQRQFWAIAGVLVLLFGLWWWLSRRSHETDTCSKKGSCRKKGHRQEQEEKPSVALDVGRILAERLLDVPESFVMVEELVDELLRTCRRLYRNSFMPRLMPAIGEGSFCQGWSPREDDAVCRLLVPLQAPRGHTFHLELGTDEEMPARNSRLRVELVCTCTRERLAKDMLCFLHHPKEELRRNQGPSLLGTLCTGPYLDVEKTTRWFQILVRAAWQVLPRSRHSRLTVLPSRRSCKLRVVDASDSLLLIEMLFGVQQGDSDTFLSIEXAEARLTSSGTWPESCAMAEVVRANPSRQLGITQLLNPLPTAAALNHAVPSCKPCVQSSPSFPPSATLRRGNKLYISRRVIKQLLLGVVEEAQHVLRQPLPRAGTHQLHAEAGVPCRHLLVSAQLEVEGVPAGGLQGHEQAVDGVILTGTPALAETALPNGWHQSWHETIPAESSAALMSLLTTIPLSGWRRRDFLLRLQDTMKYLRCCLEEKRLDHLFFGNENMPQEIVLPPAFQTAEPLNLSQEGMLVN